TATTGCatgtgaatatttttatttgtagtttatactttaaaaggatatttttattcaaaatgcaaatgttttatgccCATTCTTTTTGTTTGCCCTATAGATTGTCCAGATTGGGGCAAAATGTATGATAATTGCAGGTCTGGTAATTTCAGGTGTGACTACTATAGTCTTTGGGTGAGTACAGGAttcagcatatacagtatatgtgtagtGGTCAAATGTTTGCAATGTTCCAATGGCCGATATCATTAcaaatctttgtttttgttttttactttgtaaCAAATGGCCAGGTTCCTAGACAGAGCTCCTGAAGGAACCATCTTTATAGTGCTCTGTTTTGTCATAAGATCTATAAATGCAGTTGGCTTTGCTGGTGCTGTAACATCCTCTTTCGCTGTGTCAGCAAAAGTGTTTCCCGACAGTATAGCAACGATCCTGGTGAGTTTTTGTcaacatgttgtttttttttcaaaaacatccATGGTATTCAGAAGATAGATGCACTTTGTCTTGCATAGACAATAGTGCTATTTAAGCTGAAGTTACCCAGTTTTACTATTGAACATGTGAAGCATCCATAGACAGCACTTATATAATAGTCTCATGAGATCAAACCATGAGAGGTTAAATAATGTTGTATTTTGATTAATAATCGTTTCCAATCTTTTTACAGGGCTTTATTGAGATTTTTACAGGAATGGGCCTCATACTGGGACCACCTTTGGGTGGATGGATGTACCAAGCATTTGGATATGAAATTCCATTCATTGTTTTGGGAAGTGTTCTGTTTTTGACAGTCCCCTTAATTATGTGGATTTTACCAAACTTTGGttggtaattatttatttatttattattattattttttttaatgaatgcatGATCATACTTAGATCAGAAAAGTTTAATGTTTCAGTTTTgactttaaatacagtatgatagTAATAGGTAGTGTTTAGTAATAACTACTAAAACCCTTAGAATAAATGTAATGTGTGTAAGTGCACACATTAAGGCTATTATGATTTAAGGCTGATCAGAATGTTTTCAGATAAACTATGATGCATGCACATTAACATAAAACATCATCATAATGATTACCATCTGCGTCTTATTCAGTatgtaataagtaaataaaaaaaataaaaaaaaactcactggtCCCTTTAATGAGAACACGAGTATACCAAATATTTTATCAAATCTTCAATCATGTGGCTGCAGCAAAATGCATAAAAGTATGCAGATCAGAATAGGGAGAAGAAGGGTTCACCAGCCTGGACAATTAAAGACTTAATAATTATGTTTGGAATAACCATTAACTAAGTTCTTAACATGAATTGATGAATTGTGGAGGATTGCCACATGATTGAAGATTTAATAATTGGTATACTTCTGTTCTTATTAAGGAGGTGGTTTTAAGGTTTAGAtcattaaatatgaatatacaGATGCACAGGTATTCTAAAAGTGGCTAGTGAGTGTAACTGTGTATTGATATTCTGTACACAGATGCGGTTGCCTCACATGGTTCCTTCTTCAAGCTGTGCTCACGAGTAAAGATGATGCTTATTTGCTTTGTGGTGTTCACGCTGAGTTCAGGAATCGGCTTTTTGGATGCCACCCTATCAATATTTGCCATGGAAGCGGTAAATTCAAACAAAAGATatgaaatcatttttacacTCTGCCTCATATTTTAGTcgaacacatactgtaactgttaaattattataacttTCTGTGAGTAGTTTGGCCTGACTGCTGAGTCTGTGGGGCTGCTCATGGTCGCGGTGTCATTACCCTACGGAGCTGCTTCACCCATCCTTGGGATAATCAGTGATAAGTATCCAGTAAGCCAGTTTTCTCTTTAAAGCAGTTCAGGTTGGTCATAAAGTTGGTGCTGCTGACAAAAGAAAGTTAAATGAAATCTCGAAAAGTTCCTGAGAAACTCTTGTCTTTtgcagtttttattatattgtattgtttttgtgtGGCAGTTCATCAGAAAGTGGATGATGGCAATAGGAGGAATAGCAACAGCAGTTGGCTTTTGTTTACTTGGACCTGTTCCTGTCTTTCATATTGAAAGGTGGGTTTAACGGACATGGTTATTAGTAGCTTTATACAACTATTACCTTAGTAATTTCTAATCAACACTAAAGTATTGACTGAATGAGATTTCGATTTTATAGTGAGCTTTGGCTTGCTGTTGTCATGCTGGTGGTCATCGGGTTTTCTCTTTGTATGACCTGCATCCCCACCTTCACTGAGATGCTCATTTGTGCACAGTAAGTTTACAGACAAAAACTATTGTgctattattagtagtagttatagtagtagtagtagtacgtagtatttacttatttagtcgattacttgttttaaaaatcttcaaaacaagcaaaaagtTTTTATGCAGACAAAATACCTTCACACATTTTCAAGGTAATGATCCTAGGTTCCCctcaaacctgtttttttttttttttattatgactgGACAAATTAATGAAAATTGTAGTTTTAAAGAATTATGATCTCTTCATCACATTTTATTGTGACCGATCAACACAGACACATGTTTTTTCAATTGTTCTGTATGAGCCATTGTATAATTGGATTTTTACCTTCCTAAAAAGATTCTACTTGGATCTGTTTTTGATATAATTATAAGGCCTTATAAATTACCTTTAAAGGATTTCCCAGACAAACAATCGAAGAATCCTGATGTGACCATGATAATTATGTACAGTCATGTTCACAATTTAGTACCACCTCTTTAATTGTATGTTTCTTTgtgcaaaaacacaaaagtcATCTGATCTTGGCTGGTCTCAGTAtttggcaaatacaacctcagaccaacaacatataacttttttcacctTACCATTATTAGTTcaaccaaaaataataataaaaagaaaaaaaaaaacaagtgggcaatactaagtgtaccccatgattcaatagcttTCAGATTCTTATGCACAGCTTTCTTAAGGCAttccacagcatttcagttgggttAAGGTTTGTATTTTCAGCTATTCTGATGTATATTTGCTGGTGtactttggatcattgtcctgttgcatgacccaaaaAGCTGTTAGACATATGGCTACAGTACTCATGTTCtactcaatgactgcaaggtgtCCAGGTCCTGTGGCCGCAagaacaagcccaaatcatcacccctttGCTGCTGTGCTTGAGGGTGTTTcgctgggcattaaggccaTATTACTCtacttttttctcatttgtcCTTAGGATATTATTCCAGAAgtcttgtgttttgtttgttttttagatgcAGTTTAGTGAACCTTACTCGTGCTTCTGTGcactttttagacagaagaggctttctccATGTTCATGAATGTATTGATGCTTCTTCTAaatgtgctgtcatggactttaacatgctcagtgaggcctgtagggttGCTTGTGTAAAGTATGTAGCACTTGGGCTTTTATGTATTTCTCTGAGGATTGTCTGACCTTGCGGTGAATGTACTGGGATCTCTACTTCTGagaagattggcaactgtcgTGGATGCTTTAAGGGAtgctaacttttgaacatgactgtatacACTTATTTCATGGGAATTTTGTGCATAACAATGTTATGATAAAAATAAGTTCCGCATTGGTTAACAGGATGCTGCACTACAAATCTTATACACTGTGAGCAATACACTGAAATAAGATTTGCTTGAATTAGaaacaaaatcattatttaaatgaagagacaaaacaatttttttttgtagtgaaAATGGGTTTGAGGAAAGCTTAAGCACACTGGGTTTGGTATCAGGACTGTTTTCGGCCGTGTGGTCTGCAGGGTAAGTATTAACCAAGCTTAGCCTTTTagatttgaaaataaatcaccaattaaaaaaaaaaaaaaaaaaaaaagaacaaaaaaaagctgtgcTGTTTCTCATTTTGTGGAAGGATGTTCTTCGGGCCAACTGTTGGTGGATTTATCACACAGAAACTGAATTTTGAATGGGGTGCAGGTTTTCAGGGGGGAGTCACCTTTGTTGCTGTAAGTATAAAGGTTTCACAAATATCTACTGCAGGGAGCTTGTAAAGCAtattacctacagtatgatGATAACTCCTTTCCATCTCATTCTGTCTAGGCAttcctattaatattatttttaaccaAAGAAGAAATATACAAGTCAAGgtaattcttttcttttcttatgcTTTTCTTCATTGGATTTTCTTGACACGTGTACGTCTTATCTCATCCAGTACATTTGGatctaaaaactatttaatttgatttcagAAGTCTGAAAATCAGTGGAGCTGAATGCACATCATATGCAGGAGAAAAATCCCCTCTTCTCCGCTCATCTTCGGAAACTTCTGTATAACTTGGTACCCTAATGTCTGACCAAATTGAAGGTATTTGTGATGTATTGATGCGTCACAATGAGGAAAACTGAATTTTCTTACTATTAATAGTTGTGTTAAGAAAACACAGAAGATGTTTGTTTTAGAGTTTAACTTGGGAATAATCCCCAAATTTGTGATGGACAATCAGGTGCTATAATTTGTAAAACAAGTTTATTGTATTTGAAACATATTGGGAACTGAAAACCTATAGCTATAGTTGTATCTATCCACTACAAAAGGCATGTAGCATGGAGTgtgcatataaaaacacaatttgTATATATCAATTTTTACagagtaattattattaatgatgctCTTTCTTTCTACAAAGAGAAATAAGCCTGTAAATAATATTGTGTGCCAAAATGTTTCAATATGCTTTTACTAACTCATCTTTGTtcaattacatataataatgttATTCTTTCTCATTTATGATTGTATGTAATTGTGCTATTAAGGCCACACTATATATTAAAATGCCTTGCTTGTCCACCATTGTCACTGAAGTCATAAGTAGTAATTGGCAGGTGCTGTGCCCTTTGCTACAGTAATGGTCTTGTTCTTATAGGAAAAGATTTCTACCTGATGATGGAACTTGACCAAACTGTAGGGATCTGAGTACTTTAAGCCATGAGAGAATTAGAGAGGTCTGTTGGGTAATTATGTGTCCAATAGGAGAAAGGGTTTTTTGTTGGGATTAACAAAGTTTGATACGTATTTGATAAGCAGGCCTGGCTCATAAACTTTTGGTTTCTGGTAGAACAAACAATTATCACAATGTAAGAGacgttgttttttccccccacatgaTGTACATGTGCTAAGGCGTTAAGTTTCTTCAGTAATCACCGGACttgtcacatgtacagtatccaCTGTTCCAGAGCTTGAATGGTATTGAGTTCATACTGCTGGCATCAGCTCAGGCTTGTGTGTGACTGTTTGTCCAATGAAAACCATATTACATGTCATTTGATGAATAAGGCTGAAACATTGGGTGCTTTAGGCAGTTTTTTCCCAAAGAAAAACTCTGTTGGTGTTATATGCGGTTCTGTGACCTGCTGCTTCACTTTTTGAGATGCTTATCATATTTGAAAAGGCGGGGGGGGGGCGCATTATGGAATAGAAAAATAACTGTTAGCaaaacagacagaaacaaaAGTGACATCCTGTTATTGTGGTGCAGTAAAAGTTGCTAAACTGTTAAATGTAGAAATGAGGAATGTCAATAACTGCTGTGTTGGaacaagtataataataaaatttaattcctattatactgtttttatctaaataattttaattcttTAGACAATCTTTATTAAAAAGAGTGCTCATTATATATAAGAAACATTTTATAGAATCACTAAAAAGGCTACAGCCTTAAAATtccacggtggtgtagtggttagccttgtacctccagggtcagggttcgattcctgtctctgtgtgcttggtgtgttttctccaggtactccaaagacatgcaggttaggctaattggcattcccaaattgctggtagtgtgtgaataagtgtgtgtatgactgc
This genomic stretch from Clarias gariepinus isolate MV-2021 ecotype Netherlands chromosome 13, CGAR_prim_01v2, whole genome shotgun sequence harbors:
- the slc18b1 gene encoding MFS-type transporter SLC18B1; its protein translation is MFFSKMSRQQLFTLIAMASINFSSMICYSILGPFFPPEAERKGVSQAVIGLIFGCYAFFTLVGSLVLGKYIVQIGAKCMIIAGLVISGVTTIVFGFLDRAPEGTIFIVLCFVIRSINAVGFAGAVTSSFAVSAKVFPDSIATILGFIEIFTGMGLILGPPLGGWMYQAFGYEIPFIVLGSVLFLTVPLIMWILPNFDAVASHGSFFKLCSRVKMMLICFVVFTLSSGIGFLDATLSIFAMEAFGLTAESVGLLMVAVSLPYGAASPILGIISDKYPFIRKWMMAIGGIATAVGFCLLGPVPVFHIESELWLAVVMLVVIGFSLCMTCIPTFTEMLICAHENGFEESLSTLGLVSGLFSAVWSAGMFFGPTVGGFITQKLNFEWGAGFQGGVTFVAAFLLILFLTKEEIYKSRSLKISGAECTSYAGEKSPLLRSSSETSV